The genomic segment GCCACCCGGGCACCTGCTTCAGCAAGCCGCGTGGCAATTGCTCGCCCGATGCCCTCGCCCGCCCCCGTGACGATGGCGGCCCTTCCTGTGAGATCTACGTGCATACGCAACGCTGTCCCCCTCATAGGAGGCGGGGTGGTGACGTCGTCCACCCGCCGCAGGGCGCGGAGATTCGGGAACGGCCAAGGGAGTCCTCCTGCTGCAAGGCTGGCCAGGTGGGCTTACGCCGAACTCAAAGGCGGCCACTTTCCCATGCTCGGCGGTCCCCAGGGTGTGGCGGCGGCGCTGTGGAATCTGCTGAGTAGGATGGGGGTTGCTCAGCCATGATCCGGTGGCATGACGAGGACCGGTTCTGGGAGACGTTTGGGCTGGTTCTGTTCGACGAGACCCGATGGCAGGCCGCCTCACAGGAGGTGGACGCCCTGCTCCGGCTGCTTCAGCCTGAAGCTGGCGCCAGCATTCTCGACCTCTGCTGTGGCCCGGGCCGCCACAGCCTCGAGCTCGCCCGCAGGGGTTTTCGCGTAACAGGCGCCGACCGGACGGCCGCCTTCCTGGCCGAGGCGCGCCGGCGGGCGGATGCCGAAGGGTTACCCCTGGAACTCGTTCAGAGCGACATGCGCCACTTCAGGCGCCCCGGCGCCTTCGACCTGGTCATCAACATGTTCACGTCGTTCGGCTTCTTCGAGGATCCGGTCGATGACCTCCAGGTCGCCCGAAACATGTGGGAGTCCCTGCGCCCGGGAGGGAAAGCGGTTCTGGAGATGATGGGCAAGGAGGTGCTGGCCC from the Bacillota bacterium genome contains:
- a CDS encoding class I SAM-dependent methyltransferase; amino-acid sequence: MIRWHDEDRFWETFGLVLFDETRWQAASQEVDALLRLLQPEAGASILDLCCGPGRHSLELARRGFRVTGADRTAAFLAEARRRADAEGLPLELVQSDMRHFRRPGAFDLVINMFTSFGFFEDPVDDLQVARNMWESLRPGGKAVLEMMGKEVLARVFVERSWLPLSDGSIFFQERRVARDWSWIENRWMILKDATLHEFQFGHRLYSAAELRQVLSQAGFSSVQAYGSLDGTPYDHQARRLVMVAVKG